A part of Brassica rapa cultivar Chiifu-401-42 chromosome A05, CAAS_Brap_v3.01, whole genome shotgun sequence genomic DNA contains:
- the LOC103868853 gene encoding probable LRR receptor-like serine/threonine-protein kinase At1g34110, whose product MEKEPNHFTRLFPFNHFYIIKRPSFDCCIKQSNLLFLILFLFGSWVSMAQPTLSLSSDGQALLSLKRQSLSSSSSILSSWDPQDKTPCSWYGITCSADNRVISVSIPDTFLNLSSIPPDLSSLSSLQFLNLSSTNLSGLIPPSFGKLTHLRLLDLSSNALSGPVPSELGRLSSLQFLILNANKLSGSIPSQISNLFSLQVLCLQDNLLNGSIPSSLGSLVSLQEFRLGGNPNLGGPIPAQIGLLKNLTTLGLAASGLTGSIPSTFGNLVNLQTLALYDTDVSGTIPPQLGLCSELRNLYLHMNKLTGSIPKELGKLQKITSLLLWGNSLSGAIPPEISNSSSLVVFDVSANDLSGEIPGDLGKLVWLEQLQLSDNMFTGHIPWEISNCSSLIALQLDKNKLSGSIPSQIGNLKSLESFFLWENSVSGTIPSSFGNCTDLVALDLSRNKLTGRIPEELFSLKRLSKLLLLGNSLSGGLPKSVAKCQSLVRLRLGENQLSGQVPKEIGELQNLVFLDLYMNHFSGGLPYEISNITVLELLDVHNNYITGDIPAQLGNLVNLEQLDLSRNSFTGYIPLSFGNFSYLNKLILNNNLLTGQIPKSIKNLQKLTLLDLSFNSLSGEIPLELGRVTTLTINLDLSYNAFTGDIPGTFSGLTQLQSLDLSHNMLNGDIKVLGSLTSLASLNISFNNFSGPFPATPFFKTISATSYLQNKNLCHTIDGITCSSRTGRSKSPKMVALVTVILASTTIALLAAWLLVLRNNHRYKTQKQTTTTTTSSTAEDLSYPWTFIPFQKLGISVNNIVSSLTDENVIGKGCSGVVYRAEMPNGETIAVKKLWRTKDNDDEPTTKMEIQILGSIRHRNIVKLLGYCSNKSVKLLLYNYFPNGNLQQLLQGNRSLDWETRYKIAIGTAQGLAYLHHDCLPAILHRDVKCNNILLDSKFEAILADFGLAKVMNHTAMSQVAGSYGYIAPEYGYTMNITEKSDVYSYGVVLLEILSGRSAVEPQIGDGLHIVEWVKKKMGSFEPALSVLDVKLQGLPDQIVQEMLQTLGVAMFCVNSSPVERPTMKEVVALLTEVKCSPEEWGKTSQPLIKPSSSL is encoded by the exons ATGGAGAAAGAACCAAACCATTTCACCCGTTTATTTCCTTTCAACCATTTTTACATCATAAAGCGGCCATCTTTCGATTGTTGCATCAAACAGTCGAACCTTCTCTTCTTGATCTTGTTCCTTTTTGGTTCATGGGTCTCCATGGCCCAACCCACTCTTTCTCTTTCATCAGACGGCCAAGCTCTTCTCTCTTTGAAGAGACAATCATtatcctcttcttcatcaatcttGTCTTCATGGGACCCACAAGACAAAACACCATGTTCATGGTATGGCATTACATGCTCTGCAGACAACAGAGTGATCTCTGTCTCCATCCCCGACACTTTCCTTAACCTGTCTTCAATCCCACCAGacctctcttctctctcctctcttcagTTCCTAAACCTCTCCTCCACAAACCTCTCTGGCCTAATCCCTCCTTCTTTTGGAAAACTCACCCACCTCAGGCTTCTTGACCTTTCTTCAAACGCTCTCTCAGGTCCAGTCCCATCAGAGCTTGGCCGCCTCTCTTCTCTCCAGTTCCTTATCTTGAATGCCAACAAGCTCTCTGGCTCAATACCTTCACAGATTTCAAATCTATTTTCTTTGCAAGTTCTTTGTCTTCAGGATAACCTGTTAAATGGTTCGATTCCTTCAAGTTTGGGTTCTCTGGTCTCTCTTCAGGAGTTCAGGCTTGGTGGTAACCCTAATCTAGGAGGCCCTATCCCTGCCCAGATAGGCCTCCTGAAAAACTTGACAACTCTAGGGTTAGCAGCCAGTGGTTTGACAGGTTCAATCCCTTCCACATTTGGGAACTTGGTAAATTTGCAAACTCTGGCTCTGTATGACACTGACGTCTCTGGTACTATCCCACCTCAGCTGGGTTTGTGCTCAGAGCTCAGGAACTTGTATTTGCACATGAACAAGCTCACTGGATCCATCCCAAAGGAGTTGGGTAAGCTCCAGAAGATCACCAGCTTGCTTCTATGGGGTAATTCTTTATCTGGGGCTATCCCACCTGAGATTTCCAACTCTTCTTCCCTCGTGGTGTTTGATGTTTCCGCCAACGATCTGTCCGGTGAGATTCCTGGAGATTTGGGGAAGCTTGTTTGGTTGGAGCAGCTTCAGTTGTCTGATAATATGTTCACTGGTCATATTCCTTGGGAAATAAGCAACTGCTCTAGCCTCATTGCTCTTCAGCTGGACAAGAACAAGTTATCAGGCTCTATACCCTCCCAAATTGGAAACCTCAAGTCTCTTGAGAGCTTTTTCTTGTGGGAGAACTCGGTTTCAGGAACAATCCCGTCTTCTTTCGGAAACTGTACGGACCTAGTGGCCCTCGACCTCTCTAGGAACAAGCTAACAGGGAGAATACCAGAAGAGCTCTTCAGTTTAAAGAGGCTCAGCAAGCTTCTCCTTCTAGGAAACTCCTTGTCCGGTGGACTACCAAAGAGCGTAGCAAAATGCCAGTCGCTTGTGAGGCTAAGACTGGGAGAGAACCAACTCTCAGGCCAGGTCCCTAAAGAGATTGGCGAGTTACAGAACCTGGTGTTTCTTGATCTCTACATGAACCATTTCTCTGGTGGGCTTCCTTACGAGATCTCCAACATCACTGTCCTTGAGCTCTTAGATGTGCACAACAACTACATCACCGGAGATATCCCTGCTCAGCTAGGAAACCTTGTGAATCTAGAGCAGCTTGACCTGAGCAGAAACAGCTTCACCGGATACATACCCCTGAGTTTCGGCAACTTCAGTTACCTAAACAAGCTGATCCTCAACAACAATCTCCTCACTGGTCAAATCCCTAAATCCATCAAGAATCTACAGAAGCTTACACTGCTTGATCTGAGCTTCAACAGCTTATCCGGTGAAATCCCACTAGAGCTCGGCCGAGTCACGACCTTGACTATAAACCTCGACTTGAGCTACAATGCCTTCACTGGAGACATCCCGGGAACCTTCTCAGGCCTCACACAGTTGCAATCACTCGACCTCTCACACAATATGCTTAACGGTGACATCAAAGTCCTCGGCTCCCTCACAAGCCTAGCTTCCCTCAACATCTCCTTCAACAACTTCTCAGGTCCATTCCCAGCTACACCCTTCTTCAAAACAATCTCAGCAACTTCTTACCTCCAAAACAAAAATCTCTGCCATACAATCGACGGCATCACGTGCTCATCACGCACAGGAAGAAGCAAATCCCCAAAGATGGTAGCTTTAGTCACCGTGATCCTGGCTTCCACCACCATCGCCCTTCTCGCAGCGTGGCTTCTCGTCTTACGCAACAACCACCGCTACAAAACTCAGAAACAAACAACAACGACGACGACGTCATCAACAGCAGAAGACTTGTCATACCCATGGACATTCATCCCGTTTCAGAAACTCGGCATCAGCGTCAACAACATCGTGAGCTCCTTAACGGACGAGAACGTGATCGGAAAAGGCTGTTCGGGAGTCGTTTACAGAGCGGAGATGCCCAACGGAGAGACCATAGCGGTGAAGAAGCTCTGGCGAACTAAAGACAACGACGACGAACCCACCACAAAGATGGAGATACAGATTCTGGGGAGCATCAGACACAGGAACATCGTGAAGCTGCTAGGTTACTGTTCGAACAAATCAGTGAAGCTGCTTCTGTACAACTACTTCCCCAACGGGAATCTCCAGCAGCTGCTTCAAGGGAACAGAAGCTTGGACTGGGAAACGCGTTACAAGATCGCCATTGGAACCGCTCAGGGTCTTGCTTATCTTCACCACGATTGCCTTCCCGCCATCCTGCACCGAGACGTCAAGTGCAataacatccttcttgattCCAAGTTCGAAGCCATTCTCGCCGATTTCGGACTCGCCAAGGTGATGAATCACACCGCCATGTCTCAGGTCGCTGGCTCCTACGGCTACATCGCTCCAG AATATGGATACACGATGAACATAACAGAGAAGAGTGACGTGTATAGTTACGGCGTCGTTTTGCTTGAGATTCTGAGTGGACGGAGCGCCGTGGAGCCGCAGATTGGCGATGGGCTTCACATAGTGGAATGGGTGAAGAAGAAAATGGGAAGCTTCGAACCGGCGTTATCTGTCCTTGACGTGAAGCTGCAAGGTTTACCGGATCAGATAGTTCAGGAAATGCTTCAGACATTGGGGGTTGCCATGTTCTGTGTGAACTCGTCGCCTGTGGAGAGACCCACGATGAAGGAAGTTGTGGCTTTGTTGACGGAGGTTAAGTGTAGTCCCGAGGAGTGGGGGAAAACATCTCAGCCTCTTATAAAACCTTCTTCCTCTTTGTAA
- the LOC103868855 gene encoding 40S ribosomal protein S18 translates to MSLVANEEFQHILRVLNTNVDGKQKIMFALTSIKGIGRRLANIVCKKADVDMNKRAGELSAAEIDNLMTIVANPKQYKIPDWFLNRQKDYKDGKYSQVVSNALDMKLRDDLERLKKIRNHRGLRHYWGLRVRGQHTKTTGRRGKTVGVSKKR, encoded by the exons ATG TCTCTGGTTGCAAACGAGGAGTTCCAGCACATTCTACGTGTGCTCAATACTAATGTGGATGGGAAGCAGAAGATCATGTTTGCCCTTACCTCCATCAAGGGTATTGGCAGGCGTTTGGCCAACATCGTCTGCAAGAAAGCTGATGTAGACATGAACAAGAG GGCTGGTGAGTTGTCTGCAGCTGAGATCGACAACCTCATGACCATTGTTGCCAACCCAAAACAGTACAAGATCCCAGACTGGTTCTTGAACAGACAGAAAGACTACAAGGACGGAAAGTACTCTCAAGTTGTCTCCAATGCCCTTGACATGAAGCTCAGGGATGATCTTGAACGTCTCAAGAAAATCAG GAACCACCGTGGGCTGAGACACTACTGGGGTCTCCGTGTCCGTGGTCAACACACCAAGACAACTGGTCGCAGAGGCAAGACTGTTGGTGTCTCTAAGAAGCGTTAA
- the LOC103868854 gene encoding UDP-rhamnose/UDP-galactose transporter 6: MAPVSKADKKVAVDAAAWMFNVVTSVGIIIVNKALMATYGYSFATTLTGLHFAFTTLMTIVLRCLGYIHPSHLPFPELLRFILFANFSIVGMNVSLMWNSVGFYQIAKLSMIPVSCLLEMVLDKIRYSRDTKLSIGLVLVGVGVCTVTDVSVNSKGFLAAFVAVWSTSLQQYYVHYLQRKYSLSSFNLLGHTAPAQAATLLVVGPFLDYWLTEKRVDMYDYNLVSVLFITLSCTIAIGTNLSQFICIGRFTAVSFQVLGHMKTILVLVMGFFFFGREGLNLHVVIGMIIAVLGMIWYGNASSKPGGKERRSYSLPTTRQQKLGAASDSDDNEGTA, encoded by the exons atggcACCTGTTAGTAAAGCAGATAAGAAAGTAGCAGTAGATGCTGCTGCCTGGATGTTCAATGTCGTCACTTCTGTTGGTATCATCATTGTCAATAAAGCTTTAATGGCCACTTATGGTTATAGCTTTG CTACAACCTTAACCGGTTTACATTTCGCTTTTACAACTCTCATGACCATTGTTCTCAGATGTCTTGGTTACATTCACCCCTCTCATCTTCCCTTTCCCGAGCTTCTGAGGTTTATTCTCTTTGCAAACTTCTCCATCGTTGGAATGAACGTCAGTCTTATGTGGAACTCTGTCGGTTTTTATCAG ATTGCAAAGCTCAGCATGATTCCTGTATCCTGCTTGTTGGAAATGGTGTTAGATAAGATCCGTTATTCCAGAGACACAAAGCTTAGCATAGGATTGGTTCTTGTGGGTGTTGGTGTTTGCACTGTCACTGACGTTAGTGTGAATAGCAAAGGCTTCCTAGCCGCTTTTGTTGCTGTGTGGAGTACTTCTCTGCAACAATAC TATGTACATTACCTTCAGCGCAAGTACTCGCTTAGCTCATTCAACCTTTTGGGACATACCGCTCCAGCCCAAGCCGCAACATTGCTGGTTGTTGGTCCGTTTCTTGATTATTGGCTCACAGAAAAAAGAGTTGACATGTACGACTACAACTTGGTCTCTGTG CTGTTTATAACCCTATCGTGCACAATAGCGATTGGGACCAACCTAAGTCAGTTCATCTGCATCGGGAGATTCACAGCGGTATCGTTCCAAGTCCTGGGACACATGAAGACGATCCTGGTGCTCGTAATgggattcttcttctttggtaGAGAAGGTCTAAACTTGCACGTGGTCATTGGAATGATCATTGCAGTACTTGGTATGATCTGGTACGGCAATGCCTCTTCTAAGCCAGGTGGGAAAGAGCGACGAAGCTATTCTCTTCCAACGACCCGTCAACAGAAACTTGGAGCTGCTTCTGATTCTGACGACAACGAAGGCACAGCCTAG